tttgtcttatttcttgtttCACATTTATAAACTTTTTACACCTTCACAGCTGACGGTATGTTGTGTTGATCACATGAAACAAACCCAGAAAATCCATGTAGGGCGCTTAAAGTTAACCCAGGTCAGTTCGGTGTGTATGGACCAATGTAAACACTCATTCGGACTCTGGTCTGTTTGAAAATCAGGGCCTCGGTTCGCTTGCAAGTCAACCCTGGTCTGGTGTGCTGACAGTGggaaagcaaacagaccatccagTGGATCAAAGAGACCAAGTGACATATGACACAACGTTCCACATCATATCTGATATTTCATGTGATGATGCACTTCtggcagcaattacagcctCCAGTCTTTTTGAATATGATGCCACTAGCTTGGCACACTTCTCCTCTTTGCAGGTTGGATGGGAAGCATCGGTGCACAGTcattttcagatctctccagagatgttcaATCAGATTTAAGTCTGGGCTCTGGCTGGGCCCCTCAAGGACATTCACAGAGTTGTCCTTTTACATCCTGGCTGTGTGCTTTGGGTCGTTGTCCTGCTGATAGATGAATCGTTGCTCCATTCTGAGATCAAGAATGCTCTGGAACCggttttcatccaggatgtctctgtGCATTGCTGCATTCATCTTTCCCTCTATCCTGAGTAGTCTCCCAGCTCCTGCTGCTGgaaaaacatccccacagcataatgctgccaccaccatgcttcactgcaGGGATGGTATTGGCCTGTTGATGGtgcctggtttcctccaaacatgacgCCTGGCATTCACGCCAAAGAGTTCTATCTTTGTCTCCTCAGACCAGAGAAATTTGACCAGAGAGTCTTTCAGGTGGATTCAGGCAAACTCCAGGTGGGCTGCCATGTGCTTTTTATTAAGGAATAACTTCCTTCTGGCCACTCTACCATACAGGCCTGATTATGGATTGCTGCACAGATGGTTGTCCTTCTGGAAGGTTCTTCTCTCTCCACAGAGGACAGAGTGACCATCGGGTTCTTGGTCGCCTCCCTAACTAGAGCCCCTCTCCCCTGATCGCTCAGTATAGGCAGCCGTCCAGCTCTAGGAAAAGTCCTGGTGGTTCCGAACTTCTTGCATTTATGGATGATGGAGGCCATTGCGCTCATTGGGATTCAATGGGCTTCAAGGCAGCAGATATTTTTATGTACCCTTCCCCAGATTTGTGCCTTGAGACAATCCTGTCTCGGAGGTCTACATACAATTCCTTTGACTTCATGCTTGGTTTGTGCTCTACCATGTACTGTCAAGTGTGTGCCTTTCCAAATCATGTCCAATCAACTGACTTTACCACAGGTGGACTCCAGTTAGGCTGTAGGAACATCTCAAGGATGATCAATTGAAACAGGATACACCTGAGCTCACGTTTGAGCTTCATGGCAAAGACTGTAAATACTTATGTACATGTGATTTCTTAgtgattcatttttaaaaaatttgcaAAACTCTCTTAAAAACCATTTTCACAGTTTCATTGTGGGgcattgtgtgtagaattttgagtacaaaaattaatttattccattttggaataaggctataacataacaaaatgtggaaaaagtgaagcatagtgaatactttccggatgTGCGGTAAAATGAGTTGAACTCAGCGTAGCTTTCTGCTGACGTTACAGCTGGTGTTTGGAGATTTCACAGCTTACAACAAGGCTGATTATCTGTAAGGAGATTACAGGTGCAGGATGGGAAGTTAGCAGGTGTTTCAGACTGCAGTGTTTGCTTCATGGCTGAAACTGTGGCAGAGCTCATCCTGCTGGAGGATGACAGAGGTCAGAGCAAACAGAGCGGCGGTCTGACGGATGAAAGCAGAATTCCGGTGGATCTTCAGGGAGTAGAAGGTGCTGGAGGGGGCGGTGTGATGCTCAGTTCCTGTTTGATGTGAAGGTGCGTGAATCCTCAGAGGAACATGACAAGTAACCTGTTGTATATTTATTCTGAGGAGAATTATAGGAAATGTTGATCTGATTCATATCCTGGACGTGCTATAGTGACTCAGTTTATCTATCTGAGATGATGAGCTTTCAGAAAATCAGCAGCAGTTTGATAAAACTCTGACCTTCTTTCTTCTCTGCAGCGCTCTCATGTTGCTTGCGTCTTTAAAGTTGTGGAGCATCTAAAATACCTCATTAAGCTGCTTATGACACCCTGAAGACAACAGGCTTCGCAGCTTCCTCCTACTTCAAAGCAGGACCTCTGTGTTGGTTGCAGCCATGTGGACCTGATATGAGAACGTGTCTTCTCCAGGATCTGAGGGTGAAGGATGTAGGATGGCATACAGATTGATGGATTTGTTTATATGAATCAAGCTGATCATGGCCGAAATTCACACTTTCTGTTCGGGGACAAGTCGCCATGTTTAAAGTGTTTGTGGTGCAGCATTTAGTGGTCGTGAGTGGTACTGCACCCTAAGTTATTGACCATGTCTGCCACTTCCTGGACGTGAGACAGTCTTAAACCAGGCCAGTATGGCAGTGGGTAAAGTAATCTTCACCAAGATAGAGAGGGAAAAGTTGGCCGAGGTCCTTTGGCTGCTCAATTGGATCTCTGTGGTGACAGGAGCTATCCTCTTTGGCCTGGGCTTGTTCCTCAAAGTGGAGATTCAAAAGTggcaggaagtgatgtcagaGCAAGGGATTCACTATGTGCCGTACATGCTGATCACCACGGGCCTCGCCGCCTGTGGCATCAACTTCCTCGGTGGTCAGATCTGCCTGGACTGCACCGACACAAATAAGTTCCTACGCTGGAAGCTGGTGATGATGCCCTACGTCATCTGCACCTTCTTCTTCACCGCCTGCGTCCTGGTGGGGGCGCTCATGTGCTACAGCGTCCGCAGCCAGCTGGAGGAGTCTCTGCACTTGGGCTTGAGGAACACCATGCTCTATTATAAGGACACAGACACGCCAGGACGCTGCTACCTGAAGAGAACTTTGGACCTGCTACAGATCCAGTTCGAGTGCTGTGGGAATACCGGCTATCAGGACTGGTTCCAGATCCAGTGGATCAGCAGCCGCTACCTGGACATGACCAGTAGTGCTGTCGTAGAGTAAGTGGAGCCAGAGCTTCTGAAGGTTGTTGATCCCAGTCAGTCCTGCC
The sequence above is drawn from the Melanotaenia boesemani isolate fMelBoe1 chromosome 22, fMelBoe1.pri, whole genome shotgun sequence genome and encodes:
- the LOC121633491 gene encoding photoreceptor outer segment membrane glycoprotein 2-like, producing MAVGKVIFTKIEREKLAEVLWLLNWISVVTGAILFGLGLFLKVEIQKWQEVMSEQGIHYVPYMLITTGLAACGINFLGGQICLDCTDTNKFLRWKLVMMPYVICTFFFTACVLVGALMCYSVRSQLEESLHLGLRNTMLYYKDTDTPGRCYLKRTLDLLQIQFECCGNTGYQDWFQIQWISSRYLDMTSSAVVDRLRSNVEGKYLMDGVPFSCCSTLSPRPCIQQQLSNPSAHFNYDEQDRQLNLWRRGCRQALLDHYTGIMQSIGLTVLLIWLFELLVLTGVRYLQTAMENVLRLGDPESESEGWILENSLAETARSNFNIIKNLGKCYQVDDDPNINIPTAAAEQEVPSQQVPVTS